A window of bacterium HR17 genomic DNA:
TTTTCGCCGACGAGCATCGGTTGGAAGCCCCAACCGTGTTCGCCGCTGAGTAACAACCGCTCCGTGTTCAGCCATTCGCCTGTCGTGCGGTCGCGGGCACCTGCGACCATCTGTCCCGTCCGAAAGTCCACGATGTCGCCCCACGCGTTGACAACCGCCAACGCTGCCACATGCACTTTGGCGCCGATACGGGTGAAGGCGATCCCGACGCCTCCTTTCATTGCGAAGTCCAACCCCTTCACCTTGCCGACCGTCACGCCTGCCCCGGCGCCGACATTGCCCTGCCGTGTTTCCGTCGGCGCCGCATTTTGGCAGGCTTGATAGCCCCACTCTTTCGTCGGGCGCACCGAGGCGGAACCGACCCGCAAATCAAACACGACGGCGCCGCTGACAATGGGCACCCTCGCCACTTGGGTGTCAAACCCAATGCCCCGTTCTTCCAGCCAGCGCATCACACCGAACACGCTCTCCAACCCAAACATGCTGCCGCCTGTGAAAACGATGGCGTGAAGGTGCGGGACGAGATGCAGCGGGTTGGCGGCATCGGTGCCGAAAGTGCTGGTCGCGCCGCCCCGCAACTCCATACCCGCCGTTGCCCCCTGTTCAAACAGCAACACTGTCACGCCCGTCGCGTGCTCCAAATCTGTCACATGCCCGACCGCAACGCCGTCAAACACCGACCAATCCATTGCCCGTCACCCCTTTCTAAAGGTCGGGTTTTTTGCCCACTAAATTGCAGTTGCAAGTTGGGCGCACCTTCCAATCAGCGTCCCACGACCCAAATGCCGAAGCGTGTGAGGTGCAAACCCGCTTGTCGCAAAGCGGGCGCAAAATCTACCCGCGCCAAAATAGCAGCGTCGCCGCGCTGCGTTTGCACGAAACGGTGCAACGCTTTTTCATCCCGCAGCATTGGCACCATGCGACGGGCGTAGAACACTGCCCATTCCGTGTCGCTGCCGAAGGTTGCGGCGTGGCGCGCCGAGCGCCACGCTTGCGCTGCCCGGTCACCGCCTGTCCAGTGCAGCGCCGCCCAACCACTGAGCAACACGGTGAGAGTCAGCGCAGCGGCATTAACCGCCATTAGCGACGGT
This region includes:
- a CDS encoding putative aminopeptidase, with the protein product MDWSVFDGVAVGHVTDLEHATGVTVLLFEQGATAGMELRGGATSTFGTDAANPLHLVPHLHAIVFTGGSMFGLESVFGVMRWLEERGIGFDTQVARVPIVSGAVVFDLRVGSASVRPTKEWGYQACQNAAPTETRQGNVGAGAGVTVGKVKGLDFAMKGGVGIAFTRIGAKVHVAALAVVNAWGDIVDFRTGQMVAGARDRTTGEWLNTERLLLSGEHGWGFQPMLVGENTTLVGVVTDAGLTKGQAMKAAQWAQNGLALAIRPAHTMYDGDFAVVASVGTKRCDFHALCVAIQHAVADAILNAVRHAQPLHGIPALG